The sequence atgccatggtctggggctgcatgagtgcagcaggtgttgagGAGCTACATTTTATTgagggacacatgaactccaatatgtactgtgaaatactgaagcagagcatgatcccctccctctGAAAACTGGGTCACAGGGCagtgttccagcatgataatgaccccaacACACCTCTAAGACGATCACagctttattgaagaggctgagggtaaaaGTGATGACCAAGCACATCTcgagacctaaacccaatagaacatctgTGAGGGAGCGCAAAGTCTTAAATATCCGCCAGCTCATGCCCAGAAAAAGTTAAGggagttctggaaaataatggtggccatacaaaatattgacacttcaggaactttcactaaggggtgtactcacttttgttgccggtggatTAGACATTAATTTctgtatattgatttattttgagggaagaataaatttacactgttatataagctgcacacagactacttttcattgtgtcaaagtgtaattttgtcagtgtGGTCCCATGAAAagttatacttaaatatctgcagaaatgtgaggggcgtactcacttttgtgatacactttACAGTATGTCTCTTGAAACAATTTGACCTTAAAGTGAAAATATTATGTGTTTATATTACAAGATTTATTACTAGATGTATTTGATGTATTGTCTCTCTCTGGTGTTTCTAGTCTAGTTTTTAACCTAGTTATAGTTACTTGGTGCAGTATGCTGGCATGTATGCAACTATGTGCTGAACTATAAATGGAAAAAGTAGTTTGTTAATTACAGTCTGAAAGATACCACAGCTCatgcataataaaataaatgtatttctctCACCTCAGTGTCTTCAGTTTATAGTTTGGATCCTGTAGTAAATAATAAAGATTCATCACATTTTTGTTTCCGGGGTTATTtcctctgagatccagctctatcAGATGTGATGAGGTGTTTGATTTtaaagctgaagccagagaagcaTAGCCTTTTTCCAATACACTGCAGTCTGAGAGACTGAAGAAAAACagatattacaataaaaaaataatcaatataaaaaaatcatgattatcTTTGTTTAGCTTTAGTAAAACACTAACTTCAGCAACTTCAGTTTGCTGTTTGAGTTCTTTAGCAGATTAGATATCTCTTTCACTCCAGAGTCCCCTAGTTTATTCCCACTCAGATCCAGCACTATCAGGTGTGAAGGATTAGAACACAGAGCTGCTGATAGAGCAGCACAGTCTCGctctgtaatactgcagttaTTTAACCTACAAGAGAAGAAAAGGCATAAATCAGAAAGAATTATAACTTTGTTATTGTGATTCTTCAGTCtcactaatatacagtaatataaaaacaaaacattaatataCTTAATAGTGTGCATTTTAAAATCTTACTTCAGTATCTTAGTTCTGCAGTGTAAATCCTTCAGTAGAGCAGAGAGCTGCTGCACTGCTGAGTCTCCTGTTATTTTCTCACTCAGATCCAGTTCTGTCAGCAGTAAAGGGTTTGTTCCTAGAACTTCAGTCAGAAAAGCACAGAAATCCTCTGCAGCAGAGCTGTTCAGCAGCCTGGAGATAAagaatattattacatatttattgcCTTTTTATACTGTCCCTGATTACATTGATCTTTTTtacgtttaaaaaaataaacacgaCATGTTTTAGTTGATCCTAGTGGCAGAAAGGGTAGAATAAATTCTACAAAATTAGCTCACCTAATTGTCTTCAATTTTCTGTGTGGATTATTTAGTAAATCAGTTAGCAGCTTCACTCCTGTGTCTCCAGGATCATTGTCTCTGAGATCCAGCTCTACAAGGTTTGATGCAGAGTTCGAttgcagagctgaagccagagtaGCATATCCTTCCTCTGAGATGCAGCAACTACTGAGACTAAAAAACaccaataaaaaacagaataaacaaagtGAACACTTGCAGTAAGACACTGTATTCAGTAATGTAGTATTTGTGAGTGATGGAAAAAACACGTTTTTCCTGTAAGGTTTGCTGGACTGGAAATCTTCTAGCATGTGACAATTTTGCAGTGTGGTATGCTGTAGGATTGTTATGCATATTTTATGCAATAATGTTTCCCCTATAAACTGATATGACTCATATTGTAGTGTTTTGCTATATAGTGAACTCACTAgggaataaacaaacaacaaacaatctTTCTTATAGCAGCTCTGAGGACGTCTGAtgcaacagcactgcattgcactCAGCAGCTAGAGCTGAGACTAATGATCACATTTTATGAGCAGATAATCTTGTGCTGCTCCTTGGACAGTTGCTGCATCTTTTACCCCTTATCCCTATTTGCGTGtgcatgtgttgtgtgtgtgtgtgtgtgcgtgtgttgtgtgtgtgtgtgtgtgtgtgtgtgtgttgtgtgtgtgtgtgtgtgtgtgtgccaaaaTGCACACCTGCTTTGCACATGCAGCCTGCTCTATCCCACTAGACACTATTAGTGCAATACATTCTGAGCAGAGATTCTTAAAAGTACTCCAGTGAAATCAATAAACAATTAACACATGattaaaataagttttataaTACTGTCccatattgtatatattataatatgatttagctgctttaaaatatacatatttaagcCCATATTTTACTTACTTCAGTTTCTCCAGTCTAGAGTGAGGATtcttcagtagatcagagagcttTTGCAGTCCTGATCCGTCTATCTTATTCTTGTTCAGATCCAGAACTCTCAGGTGTGAAGGATTTACGAGCAGAGCAGAAATCAATTCAGCACAATCTCTCTCTGTAATACTTCTTTTATATATCCTACAGAGAAAGAtaatacaaacacaaaataaaaacaaactggcttaatttaataaaaaactcgaataattaaaatcttaaaatagttaataataataggTTTTAAACACTTTTGTCTGCATGTTGTATCTTGTGTCAAAGTTATACACATaattatacacatttattttttgttcattgaTCAGTAATATTGGctagtgatatatatttttactgtcgttaacaaaaaaaacaatttaaatagcTCAGAAATGATTCTAATTTCTCTAAATTCAAAACAAAATGTTCACTGCTATCTCAGAATTATTTAAACCCTAATTACACGCATCTATAGTAATTAGTAATCTTTTGCTATTTTGATCTGCTACAAACGAGAAACATAGGCAGATACCATTTTTAGCATCATTACTGAGACATTTCAGATGTCTTTAAAACTCATTACAATTTTCAATTGTGTTCAAGTCAAGGAACTGTGATAGCTACTACAGAATCTTTCAGGACTTCTTCTAAAAcaaagctttaatgttctttaacACATACTTTATATAATTTTACCTATTGAAAGGCCCAGCCACACCAAAGCTTCAGACATACCCAAAAAATTCCACAGAACTGAATCCTAaatctatttatatgtttttgAGTATACAGGACCTGACATTTCTTGAGCTTTGGAGCCAGTAAGAGTGTACAGGATTGGAGTCCATCAGCGTTTAGTATACTGTACTATTCTATAGACAACAACTCAGGCtctgtttaaaactgtatattatttatttcactgctTACATGAGTTTCTGCAGTCTGCAGTGAGGATCCTCCAGTAGAGCAGACAGCTGATTAACTGAGATCTTTTCTGGTTCAATGTTGCTCAGATCAAGCTCCCTCTGCAGTAAAGGGTTTCTTTTCAGAATTTGTTTAAGACGAGTGCAGGCTTCCTCTGCAGCATCACTTTTCAGCAGCCTGTAGAGAGACCAACAGTACAGATACATTAATTAAACAATGATGGATAAAACACTGGTAATATTAGTTATCTTGTGGTAAAAAATACAGCGATTCTGTTATCAGAGTGTTTATACCATTATTGTGTAATTATATAAGATGACAATTAAACCAAATCTATAATAAATGTCTGCAATGGGCTGGAATGGGTATAATAGCTTTGTATGCTTTGCTTTGACAATACTATATTTCTAAACATCAGCATCAGTTGTCACCATATGATGTATTTAGGTTAACGTCGGTGAGGAGAGAacacaatgctgattttattgtgtttttatttctaCTTAATCTCTAGATATGATTGTCTCTTCTTGTAATTCTACTTTAATCGAAAGTAATGTTGCTAAATTTAAGTAATATATTTCACATATAGTAAAAAATAGTAAATGTTTTAAGAATGGATTGTTAATTAAAATATTCATTACCTCAGAGTTTTCTTTGAATTCATGAATACAGAAGTAATCAGCTCAACTCCTTTGTCTCCGGGGTCATTCCCACTCAAATCCAGCTTTTTCATGTGTGAAttggggtttgatttcagagcagaAGCCAGAGCAGCATATCCTTCCTCTGTTACGCTGCAGGATGAAAAACTAAAGAGAGACAAGtatacagtataattaatcctagcagtacagtacagtttaaTAATCCTTCCTCAGAAAACACCATCATTTTACTTCAAGTGATTTCAGACTATGcgctctattttagcgatctatagcgcactgatCAATTGCACATCACTTGATATAGGGGCG comes from Astyanax mexicanus isolate ESR-SI-001 chromosome 17, AstMex3_surface, whole genome shotgun sequence and encodes:
- the LOC111197372 gene encoding ribonuclease inhibitor-like — its product is MKKLDLSGNDPGDKGVELITSVFMNSKKTLRLLKSDAAEEACTRLKQILKRNPLLQRELDLSNIEPEKISVNQLSALLEDPHCRLQKLMIYKRSITERDCAELISALLVNPSHLRVLDLNKNKIDGSGLQKLSDLLKNPHSRLEKLNLSSCCISEEGYATLASALQSNSASNLVELDLRDNDPGDTGVKLLTDLLNNPHRKLKTIRLLNSSAAEDFCAFLTEVLGTNPLLLTELDLSEKITGDSAVQQLSALLKDLHCRTKILKLNNCSITERDCAALSAALCSNPSHLIVLDLSGNKLGDSGVKEISNLLKNSNSKLKLLNLSDCSVLEKGYASLASALKSNTSSHLIELDLRGNNPGNKNVMNLYYLLQDPNYKLKTLRLLKTPAADEAWASLSADLGVNVLLQTELNLNRNPAGLSGDSRVKRLCDLLQDSHCKLRRLQINNDDLTEESCSALATVLPSSSLRELDLSNNNLQNSGVKKLCEALKNPLCNLETLSLSFCSVTEEGYAALTSTLKSNLKSHLKKLDLSGNDPGDKGVELITSVFMNSKKTLRLLKSDAAEEACTVLEHILKKKTLLQRELDLSKINPKKISVNQLSALLEDPHCRLQRLTLYEVGSITEKDCAGLISALIINPSHLRELDLNENKLHQSALKKLCDLLKNPCCKVEKLR